Proteins encoded in a region of the Anopheles aquasalis chromosome 2, idAnoAquaMG_Q_19, whole genome shotgun sequence genome:
- the LOC126571736 gene encoding kinesin-like protein KIF21B isoform X5 encodes MPDDDKESSVRVAVRIRPQIPRELIDMCRVCTQVTPGEPQVFLGSDKAFTFDYVFDMSTTQVSIYSSCIEKLVDGALKGYNATVLAYGQTGSGKTYTMGTGFDRAIPEIQEGIIPRAVRHLFEGITQLQQNPYDEDGTYLGPVTFTVEAQFMELYNEEIIDLLNPYNKGGRVFKIFEDASGGIAVAGATKKPLTGPQEALNCLQQGALARTTASTQMNEQSSRSHALFTILIRRQRVLSPEQCDNIEGDTETLTSKFHFVDLAGSERLKRTGATGERAREGISINCGLLALGNVISALGDKTKKVSHVPYRDSKLTRLLQDSLGGNSQTIMIACVSPSDRDFMETLNTLKYANRARNIKNKVQVNQDQSSRIISQLRREIANLQLEMLEYKQGKRSIDDEGNTAVSDVSLENEILLQDNKRLQQRVKAMQDTIDALTERNASLKAQLRPLPYVSSSSTEDGSLTQSSKKEDGSNMTSSGGDSPMQEMVAAYILEIEKLNAKLIESQQMCQQLKKAQASQSKLRSNFPFLEEETETVINLAKRELEKEREVLMSRSLPGLENEGSLEQESDSNSDTESDDKAEELRAEMLEINSDIALKSKLIEQLELSQQRLQTMRQQYEEKLNVLNAKITNTQRERDQMLANMTGGGLGAANTIKGSNGPSNDAAVKRVKEDFERKLSEMQRELKKLQSAQREHVRKQREMQAQEARLKTLRSELEELKQVRNRLQRKMAEENHRHKEMESRKTREIAKLRKESMKLAGEVKSLQAQGLARDQVLKRKTEEVTNLRRTQRGQLSLKAAGRVNPQRAAGMQSSKSMKVKWEALQRTIMRAARSRQTVVELELELDRVIQERNMLSRDLMNLRQRKKDGAESSLHDLISEEDTIIANLNYFHDTIGNLHNSIIQMEENKDVSSEQEMLQNISNNITSVEEAKFLLQRLCQTTIGHVCEAGLNQARLREREALLNELQQDSSVQEQLLQYILERAPAAATSDASFSSAQSANSYAQSSNSNVITAQVPDVQQPSSSQHRTHVIDSTTRSPSPSASNTELDTFVTYRNSSKQRRNPAVVPSVATIQDLLYGSSSAYVGPAGNGNGVIAGGGGGGGISDPPVNYRGSSATYTHSTPTGQVANGADVAQSGADGSKLEKVGICIYLEDSGDDDDTKHPSLQERQQQHHHDIMSRSYTVLGGATDAAAAANAGLPTAPPSLPTRTFVPLSRVPSAPGSLKGLQPHQSISRQNSTASPLLARKSFEASGAPSSPRISRRTFPSKVSPGIEDEVPTSPPVYRRGISREDNGDVFSRLGAGTQDPLPGGNIKELNGKSRAGLPLICTHVVEGHTNSVLSIKVCNDTLFTAAADRTVKVWDLRSSSTPHCLTGHLGPVAAVEYDQTNNLLFSASGAFVKVWDLRNSNVRPIITLCSSGTTLPASASLSDLVPGECSITALTIGASGKLYTAASDKVRFWDLRQFACLGRLSGGHQAAVMCLTAWEGPNSTDLVATGSKDHYVKVFEVNASGGVVQPLLHLEPPHYDGVQALAVANDAIGVDAELFSGSRDSGIKRWDLRNGELKQSLNNAHKGWVSGMAIYGDILLSSCRGGVIRLWNIKTCESLAEMKTEQSINDIVTSDNRVFTASNDGKVRLWRVSSAIRRLGSDSI; translated from the exons ATGCCGGACGACGATAAGGAATCCTCTGTGCGGGTGGCCGTCAG AATTCGTCCACAGATACCGCGTGAGCTAATCGATATGTGCCGGGTGTGCACACAGGTCACACCCGGCGAGCCGCAGGTTTTCCTTGGGTCCGATAAGGCCTTCACCTTCGACTATGTGTTCGATATGAGCACAACACAG gtTTCCATTTACAGCAGCTGTATTGAAAAATTGGTGGATGGTGCACTCAAAGGCTACAATGCGACAGTGCTTGCATACGGACAG ACTGGCTCAGGGAAAACGTACACCATGGGCACCGGGTTCGATCGGGCGATACCGGAGATTCAGGAGGGCATAATCCCCCGCGCAGTGCGGCATCTATTCGAGGGTATCACTCAGCTACAACAGAACCCATACGATGAAGATGGTACCTATCTGGGCCCAGTAACGTTCACCGTAGAGGCTCAGTTCATGGAGCTGTACAATGAGGAAATCATCGATTTGCTCAATCCTTACAATAAG GGTGGCCGTGTGTTTAAAATCTTCGAAGATGCCAGCGGTGGTATTGCAGTTGCTGGTGCGACGAAAAAACCACTGACGGGACCACAGGAAGCGTTGAACTGTCTACAGCAGGGTGCCCTGGCCCGTACCACCGCCTCGACGCAGATGAACGAACAATCATCCCGCAGCCATGCACTGTTTACAATACTTATCCGCCGACAGCGCGTTCTCTCGCCAGAACAGTGCGACAACATCGAGGGCGACACGGAAACCCTTACGTCCAAGTTCCATTTCGTCGATCTGGCCGGTTCGGAGCGACTGAAACGTACCGGAGCTACGGGTGAGCGAGCCCGTGAAGGAATCTCAATCAACTGCGGCCTGCTGGCATTGGGTAATGTCATATCCGCACTGGGTGACAAGACGAAGAAAGTGTCTCATGTTCCGTATCGAGACTCGAAGCTGACCCGACTGTTGCAAGATTCCCTCGGAG GAAACAGCCAAACCATCATGATTGCTTGTGTATCGCCGAGTGATCGTGATTTTATGGAGACATTAAATACGTTAAAGTATGCTAATCGGGCGCGTAACATTAAAAACAAGGTCCAGGTCAATCAGGATCAAAGTTCCCGCATCATCTCGCAGTTACGTCGTGAGATTGCCAACCTACAGCTGGAAATGTTGGAATACAAACAG GGTAAACGAAGTATAGATGACGAAGGGAATACGGCAGTGTCTGATGTATCGCTGGAGAACGAAATACTCTTACAAGACAATAAGCGGCTACAGCAGCGTGTGAAAGCGATGCAGGACACGATAGACGCGCTGACCGAGCGAAATGCAAGCTTGAAGGCACAGCTTAGACCTTTACCTTACGTGTCGTCTTCTTCGACGGAAGATGGTAGCTTAACTCAAAGCAGTAAGAAGGAGGATGGCTCTAATATGACCTCGAGTGGTGGAGACTCCCCAATGCAGGAGATGGTAGCTGCGTACATTTTGgagattgaaaaattgaacgCCAAACTTATCGAATCCCAGCAAATGTGCCAGCAGCTGAAAAAGGCCCAAGCGTCTCAGTCGAAGTTAAGGTCCAATTTCCCCTTCCTGgaggaggaaacggaaacggtaaTTAATCTGGCAAAGCGTGAACTGGAAAAGGAACGAGAGGTGTTAATGTCACGCTCGCTACCTGGACTGGAAAACGAGGGAAGCTTGGAGCAGGAATCTGACAGTAACTCGGATACGGAGTCGGACGATAAAGCAGAGGAGCTGCGTGCTGAAATGCTAGAAATTAACTCGGACATTGCTCTCAAGTCGAAGCTAATCGAACAGTTGGAACTCTCGCAACAGCGATTGCAAACAATGCGCCAACAGTACGAGGAGAAATTAAATGTGCTGAATGCCaaaatcacaaacacacaacgtGAACGAGATCAGATGCTAGCGAACATGACTGGAGGAGGTCTGGGGGCCGCTAATACCATCAAGGGTTCCAACGGTCCGAGCAATGATGCTGCGGTTAAGCGCGTGAAGGAGGATTTCGAAAGAAAGCTTTCCGAGATGCAGCGTGAGCTGAAGAAGCTTCAGTCGGCACAGCGGGAACATGTGCGCAAGCAGCGTGAAATGCAGGCACAGGAGGCTCGGCTGAAAACACTGCGCAGTGAGCTAGAGGAACTAAAGCAGGTTCGGAACCGGCTACAACGTAAAATGGCGGAGGAAAACCACCGACACAAGGAGATGGAGAGTCGCAAGACGCGTGAAATAGCGAAACTGCGCAAGGAAAGTATGAAGCTGGCGGGTGAAGTGAAGTCCCTGCAGGCCCAGGGACTCGCCCGGGATCAGGTGCTGAAACGGAAGACCGAAGAGGTGACGAATCTTCGGCGTACGCAGCGTGGTCAGCTGAGCTTGAAAGCAGCTGGCAGGGTGAATCCACAGCGTGCTGCTGGCATGCAGAGTAGTAAGAGCATGAAGGTGAAGTGGGAAGCGCTACAGCGAACCATCATGCGAGCTGCTCGCAGCCGACAGACGGTGGTTGAGCTGGAGCTAGAATTAGATCGAGTCATTCAGGAGCGCAATATGTTGAGCCGGGATCTGATGAATCTGCGACAGCGCAAGAAGGATGGCGCTGAGTCGTCGTTACATGATTTGATTTCGGAAGAGGATACGATTATAGCCAACTTAAATTACTTCCATGATACGATCGGTAATCTACACAACTCGATCATtcaaatggaagaaaacaagGACGTATCATCGGAGCAGGAAATGCTGCAAAATATCTCGAACAACATCACCTCCGTGGAGGAAGCCAAGTTCCTGTTGCAACGGCTGTGCCAGACAACGATCGGTCACGTTTGCGAAGCGGGTCTCAATCAGGCGCGACTGCGTGAACGGGAAGCACTATTGAATGAACTGCAACAAGATAGCAGCGTACAGGAACAGCTCCTGCAATACATCCTCGAGCGTGCACCGGCTGCTGCAACCTCTGACGCAAGCTTCAGTTCAGCTCAGTCTGCCAATTCCTACGCACAGTCGTCCAATTCGAACGTTATCACAGCACAAGTGCCTGATGTTCAGCAACCGTCCTCCTCACAGCACCGAACGCATGTAATAGACTCTACCACAAGAAGTCCATCCCCGAGTGCAAGTAACACCGAGCT CGATACATTTGTCACCTACAGGAATTCCTCGAAACAAAGACGAAATCCCGCCGTGGTgccttcggtggccaccattcagGATTTGCTGTACGGCAGCAGCTCTGCGTACGTCGGACCAGCCGGTAACGGTAACGGTGtcattgctggtggtggcggaggtggagGAATATCGGACCCACCGGTAAATTACCGTGGCTCCTCCGCTACCTACACCCACAGCACTCCCACCGGGCAGGTTGCCAATGGTGCCGACGTAGCCCAGAGCGGCGCTGACGGCAGTAAGCTTGAGAAAGTGGGTATTTGTATTTATCTCGAGGATTCCggagatgacgatgacacgAAGCACCCCTCTCTGCAGgaaaggcaacagcagcatcaccacgacATTATGTCCCGCTCGTATACGGTGCTTGGTGGTGCCACGGATGCAGCTGCGGCAGCTAATGCCGGTCTACcgaccgcaccaccatcattaccCACTCGCACCTTCGTTCCACTTTCACGTGTTCCCAGTGCACCCGGTTCGTTGAA GGGCCTTCAGCCACACCAGAGCATATCACGACAAAACAGTACGGCGTCGCCACTTCTTGCGAGGAAATCGTTCGAAGCGAGTGGTGCTCCCTCATCGCCACGCATAAGCCGCCGGACGTTTCCTAGCAAAGTATCACCGGGCAT AGAGGACGAGGTGCCCACCTCCCCGCCAGTGTACCGGCGCGGCATATCCCGCGAAGACAATGGTGATGTCTTTTCGCGGCTTGGCGCTGGCACTCAGGATCCTCTCCCAGGTGGAAACATTAAGGAGCTGAATGGGAAG AGTAGAGCCGGCCTACCCCTTATATGTACTCATGTGGTGGAAGGTCATACCAACTCCGTGCTGTCGATAAAGGTGTGTAACGATACACtcttcacagcagcagccgatcgtACCGTGAAGGTATGGGATCTGCGTTCCAGCTCGACCCCGCACTGTTTAACCGGTCACCTTGGTCCGGTTGCGGCGGTCGAGTACGATCAGACGAACAATCTGCTGTTTTCAGCGTCGGGTGCATTCGTTAAAGTGTGGGACCTGCGCAACAGTAACGTTCGGCCAATCATTACACTCTG CTCGTCCGGCACGACACTACCCGCCAGCGCGTCTTTGTCCGATCTGGTACCAGGCGAATGCTCCATCACGGCCCTTACGATAGGAGCGTCCGGGAAGTTGTACACGGCCGCCTCGGATAAGGTTCGCTTCTGGGATCTGCGTCAATTTGCCTGCCTTGGTCGGCTATCAGGAGGTCATCAAGCAGCGGTCATGTGTTTGACCGCATGGGAAGGTCCGAACAGTACGGATCTGGTGGCGACCGGCTCGAAGGACCACTATGTAAAAGTGTTTGAGGTGAATGCAAGCGGAGGTGTGGTGCAACCGCTTCTGCACCTCGAACCACCGCACTACGACGGAGTGCAGGCGCTAGCCGTCGCGAACGATGCTATCGGTGTCGATGCGGAGCTGTTTTCCGGGAGTCGTGACTCCGGGATTAAAAGGTGGGATCTGCGCAACGGAGAGCTCAAGCAGTCGCTCAACAACGCCCACAAGGGCTGGGTGTCAGGGATGGCCATCTATGGTGACATTCTGCTGTCTAGCTGTCGTGGTGGCGTTATTCGCCTATGGAATATCAAAACTTGTGAGAGTTTGGCCGAAATGAAAACCGAACAGTCAATCAACGACATCGTCACCAGTGATAATCGCGTTTTTACCGCATCCAA TGACGGAAAGGTTCGTCTGTGGCGTGTTTCGTCGGCCATACGGCGGCTAGGGTCGGATAGTATATGA
- the LOC126571736 gene encoding kinesin-like protein KIF21B isoform X3, whose protein sequence is MPDDDKESSVRVAVRIRPQIPRELIDMCRVCTQVTPGEPQVFLGSDKAFTFDYVFDMSTTQVSIYSSCIEKLVDGALKGYNATVLAYGQTGSGKTYTMGTGFDRAIPEIQEGIIPRAVRHLFEGITQLQQNPYDEDGTYLGPVTFTVEAQFMELYNEEIIDLLNPYNKGGRVFKIFEDASGGIAVAGATKKPLTGPQEALNCLQQGALARTTASTQMNEQSSRSHALFTILIRRQRVLSPEQCDNIEGDTETLTSKFHFVDLAGSERLKRTGATGERAREGISINCGLLALGNVISALGDKTKKVSHVPYRDSKLTRLLQDSLGGNSQTIMIACVSPSDRDFMETLNTLKYANRARNIKNKVQVNQDQSSRIISQLRREIANLQLEMLEYKQGKRSIDDEGNTAVSDVSLENEILLQDNKRLQQRVKAMQDTIDALTERNASLKAQLRPLPYVSSSSTEDGSLTQSSKKEDGSNMTSSGGDSPMQEMVAAYILEIEKLNAKLIESQQMCQQLKKAQASQSKLRSNFPFLEEETETVINLAKRELEKEREVLMSRSLPGLENEGSLEQESDSNSDTESDDKAEELRAEMLEINSDIALKSKLIEQLELSQQRLQTMRQQYEEKLNVLNAKITNTQRERDQMLANMTGGGLGAANTIKGSNGPSNDAAVKRVKEDFERKLSEMQRELKKLQSAQREHVRKQREMQAQEARLKTLRSELEELKQVRNRLQRKMAEENHRHKEMESRKTREIAKLRKESMKLAGEVKSLQAQGLARDQVLKRKTEEVTNLRRTQRGQLSLKAAGRVNPQRAAGMQSSKSMKVKWEALQRTIMRAARSRQTVVELELELDRVIQERNMLSRDLMNLRQRKKDGAESSLHDLISEEDTIIANLNYFHDTIGNLHNSIIQMEENKDVSSEQEMLQNISNNITSVEEAKFLLQRLCQTTIGHVCEAGLNQARLREREALLNELQQDSSVQEQLLQYILERAPAAATSDASFSSAQSANSYAQSSNSNVITAQVPDVQQPSSSQHRTHVIDSTTRSPSPSASNTELDTFVTYRNSSKQRRNPAVVPSVATIQDLLYGSSSAYVGPAGNGNGVIAGGGGGGGISDPPVNYRGSSATYTHSTPTGQVANGADVAQSGADGSKLEKERQQQHHHDIMSRSYTVLGGATDAAAAANAGLPTAPPSLPTRTFVPLSRVPSAPGSLKGLQPHQSISRQNSTASPLLARKSFEASGAPSSPRISRRTFPSKVSPGIEDEVPTSPPVYRRGISREDNGDVFSRLGAGTQDPLPGGNIKELNGKSRAGLPLICTHVVEGHTNSVLSIKVCNDTLFTAAADRTVKVWDLRSSSTPHCLTGHLGPVAAVEYDQTNNLLFSASGAFVKVWDLRNSNVRPIITLCSSGTTLPASASLSDLVPGECSITALTIGASGKLYTAASDKVRFWDLRQFACLGRLSGGHQAAVMCLTAWEGPNSTDLVATGSKDHYVKVFEVNASGGVVQPLLHLEPPHYDGVQALAVANDAIGVDAELFSGSRDSGIKRWDLRNGELKQSLNNAHKGWVSGMAIYGDILLSSCRGGVIRLWNIKTCESLAEMKTEQSINDIVTSDNRVFTASNSGEVRIWRIAANDLDSFSNGLVGSGAASSSNITTTTTTTSTTAAGTAAGSSKLKR, encoded by the exons ATGCCGGACGACGATAAGGAATCCTCTGTGCGGGTGGCCGTCAG AATTCGTCCACAGATACCGCGTGAGCTAATCGATATGTGCCGGGTGTGCACACAGGTCACACCCGGCGAGCCGCAGGTTTTCCTTGGGTCCGATAAGGCCTTCACCTTCGACTATGTGTTCGATATGAGCACAACACAG gtTTCCATTTACAGCAGCTGTATTGAAAAATTGGTGGATGGTGCACTCAAAGGCTACAATGCGACAGTGCTTGCATACGGACAG ACTGGCTCAGGGAAAACGTACACCATGGGCACCGGGTTCGATCGGGCGATACCGGAGATTCAGGAGGGCATAATCCCCCGCGCAGTGCGGCATCTATTCGAGGGTATCACTCAGCTACAACAGAACCCATACGATGAAGATGGTACCTATCTGGGCCCAGTAACGTTCACCGTAGAGGCTCAGTTCATGGAGCTGTACAATGAGGAAATCATCGATTTGCTCAATCCTTACAATAAG GGTGGCCGTGTGTTTAAAATCTTCGAAGATGCCAGCGGTGGTATTGCAGTTGCTGGTGCGACGAAAAAACCACTGACGGGACCACAGGAAGCGTTGAACTGTCTACAGCAGGGTGCCCTGGCCCGTACCACCGCCTCGACGCAGATGAACGAACAATCATCCCGCAGCCATGCACTGTTTACAATACTTATCCGCCGACAGCGCGTTCTCTCGCCAGAACAGTGCGACAACATCGAGGGCGACACGGAAACCCTTACGTCCAAGTTCCATTTCGTCGATCTGGCCGGTTCGGAGCGACTGAAACGTACCGGAGCTACGGGTGAGCGAGCCCGTGAAGGAATCTCAATCAACTGCGGCCTGCTGGCATTGGGTAATGTCATATCCGCACTGGGTGACAAGACGAAGAAAGTGTCTCATGTTCCGTATCGAGACTCGAAGCTGACCCGACTGTTGCAAGATTCCCTCGGAG GAAACAGCCAAACCATCATGATTGCTTGTGTATCGCCGAGTGATCGTGATTTTATGGAGACATTAAATACGTTAAAGTATGCTAATCGGGCGCGTAACATTAAAAACAAGGTCCAGGTCAATCAGGATCAAAGTTCCCGCATCATCTCGCAGTTACGTCGTGAGATTGCCAACCTACAGCTGGAAATGTTGGAATACAAACAG GGTAAACGAAGTATAGATGACGAAGGGAATACGGCAGTGTCTGATGTATCGCTGGAGAACGAAATACTCTTACAAGACAATAAGCGGCTACAGCAGCGTGTGAAAGCGATGCAGGACACGATAGACGCGCTGACCGAGCGAAATGCAAGCTTGAAGGCACAGCTTAGACCTTTACCTTACGTGTCGTCTTCTTCGACGGAAGATGGTAGCTTAACTCAAAGCAGTAAGAAGGAGGATGGCTCTAATATGACCTCGAGTGGTGGAGACTCCCCAATGCAGGAGATGGTAGCTGCGTACATTTTGgagattgaaaaattgaacgCCAAACTTATCGAATCCCAGCAAATGTGCCAGCAGCTGAAAAAGGCCCAAGCGTCTCAGTCGAAGTTAAGGTCCAATTTCCCCTTCCTGgaggaggaaacggaaacggtaaTTAATCTGGCAAAGCGTGAACTGGAAAAGGAACGAGAGGTGTTAATGTCACGCTCGCTACCTGGACTGGAAAACGAGGGAAGCTTGGAGCAGGAATCTGACAGTAACTCGGATACGGAGTCGGACGATAAAGCAGAGGAGCTGCGTGCTGAAATGCTAGAAATTAACTCGGACATTGCTCTCAAGTCGAAGCTAATCGAACAGTTGGAACTCTCGCAACAGCGATTGCAAACAATGCGCCAACAGTACGAGGAGAAATTAAATGTGCTGAATGCCaaaatcacaaacacacaacgtGAACGAGATCAGATGCTAGCGAACATGACTGGAGGAGGTCTGGGGGCCGCTAATACCATCAAGGGTTCCAACGGTCCGAGCAATGATGCTGCGGTTAAGCGCGTGAAGGAGGATTTCGAAAGAAAGCTTTCCGAGATGCAGCGTGAGCTGAAGAAGCTTCAGTCGGCACAGCGGGAACATGTGCGCAAGCAGCGTGAAATGCAGGCACAGGAGGCTCGGCTGAAAACACTGCGCAGTGAGCTAGAGGAACTAAAGCAGGTTCGGAACCGGCTACAACGTAAAATGGCGGAGGAAAACCACCGACACAAGGAGATGGAGAGTCGCAAGACGCGTGAAATAGCGAAACTGCGCAAGGAAAGTATGAAGCTGGCGGGTGAAGTGAAGTCCCTGCAGGCCCAGGGACTCGCCCGGGATCAGGTGCTGAAACGGAAGACCGAAGAGGTGACGAATCTTCGGCGTACGCAGCGTGGTCAGCTGAGCTTGAAAGCAGCTGGCAGGGTGAATCCACAGCGTGCTGCTGGCATGCAGAGTAGTAAGAGCATGAAGGTGAAGTGGGAAGCGCTACAGCGAACCATCATGCGAGCTGCTCGCAGCCGACAGACGGTGGTTGAGCTGGAGCTAGAATTAGATCGAGTCATTCAGGAGCGCAATATGTTGAGCCGGGATCTGATGAATCTGCGACAGCGCAAGAAGGATGGCGCTGAGTCGTCGTTACATGATTTGATTTCGGAAGAGGATACGATTATAGCCAACTTAAATTACTTCCATGATACGATCGGTAATCTACACAACTCGATCATtcaaatggaagaaaacaagGACGTATCATCGGAGCAGGAAATGCTGCAAAATATCTCGAACAACATCACCTCCGTGGAGGAAGCCAAGTTCCTGTTGCAACGGCTGTGCCAGACAACGATCGGTCACGTTTGCGAAGCGGGTCTCAATCAGGCGCGACTGCGTGAACGGGAAGCACTATTGAATGAACTGCAACAAGATAGCAGCGTACAGGAACAGCTCCTGCAATACATCCTCGAGCGTGCACCGGCTGCTGCAACCTCTGACGCAAGCTTCAGTTCAGCTCAGTCTGCCAATTCCTACGCACAGTCGTCCAATTCGAACGTTATCACAGCACAAGTGCCTGATGTTCAGCAACCGTCCTCCTCACAGCACCGAACGCATGTAATAGACTCTACCACAAGAAGTCCATCCCCGAGTGCAAGTAACACCGAGCT CGATACATTTGTCACCTACAGGAATTCCTCGAAACAAAGACGAAATCCCGCCGTGGTgccttcggtggccaccattcagGATTTGCTGTACGGCAGCAGCTCTGCGTACGTCGGACCAGCCGGTAACGGTAACGGTGtcattgctggtggtggcggaggtggagGAATATCGGACCCACCGGTAAATTACCGTGGCTCCTCCGCTACCTACACCCACAGCACTCCCACCGGGCAGGTTGCCAATGGTGCCGACGTAGCCCAGAGCGGCGCTGACGGCAGTAAGCTTGAGAAA gaaaggcaacagcagcatcaccacgacATTATGTCCCGCTCGTATACGGTGCTTGGTGGTGCCACGGATGCAGCTGCGGCAGCTAATGCCGGTCTACcgaccgcaccaccatcattaccCACTCGCACCTTCGTTCCACTTTCACGTGTTCCCAGTGCACCCGGTTCGTTGAA GGGCCTTCAGCCACACCAGAGCATATCACGACAAAACAGTACGGCGTCGCCACTTCTTGCGAGGAAATCGTTCGAAGCGAGTGGTGCTCCCTCATCGCCACGCATAAGCCGCCGGACGTTTCCTAGCAAAGTATCACCGGGCAT AGAGGACGAGGTGCCCACCTCCCCGCCAGTGTACCGGCGCGGCATATCCCGCGAAGACAATGGTGATGTCTTTTCGCGGCTTGGCGCTGGCACTCAGGATCCTCTCCCAGGTGGAAACATTAAGGAGCTGAATGGGAAG AGTAGAGCCGGCCTACCCCTTATATGTACTCATGTGGTGGAAGGTCATACCAACTCCGTGCTGTCGATAAAGGTGTGTAACGATACACtcttcacagcagcagccgatcgtACCGTGAAGGTATGGGATCTGCGTTCCAGCTCGACCCCGCACTGTTTAACCGGTCACCTTGGTCCGGTTGCGGCGGTCGAGTACGATCAGACGAACAATCTGCTGTTTTCAGCGTCGGGTGCATTCGTTAAAGTGTGGGACCTGCGCAACAGTAACGTTCGGCCAATCATTACACTCTG CTCGTCCGGCACGACACTACCCGCCAGCGCGTCTTTGTCCGATCTGGTACCAGGCGAATGCTCCATCACGGCCCTTACGATAGGAGCGTCCGGGAAGTTGTACACGGCCGCCTCGGATAAGGTTCGCTTCTGGGATCTGCGTCAATTTGCCTGCCTTGGTCGGCTATCAGGAGGTCATCAAGCAGCGGTCATGTGTTTGACCGCATGGGAAGGTCCGAACAGTACGGATCTGGTGGCGACCGGCTCGAAGGACCACTATGTAAAAGTGTTTGAGGTGAATGCAAGCGGAGGTGTGGTGCAACCGCTTCTGCACCTCGAACCACCGCACTACGACGGAGTGCAGGCGCTAGCCGTCGCGAACGATGCTATCGGTGTCGATGCGGAGCTGTTTTCCGGGAGTCGTGACTCCGGGATTAAAAGGTGGGATCTGCGCAACGGAGAGCTCAAGCAGTCGCTCAACAACGCCCACAAGGGCTGGGTGTCAGGGATGGCCATCTATGGTGACATTCTGCTGTCTAGCTGTCGTGGTGGCGTTATTCGCCTATGGAATATCAAAACTTGTGAGAGTTTGGCCGAAATGAAAACCGAACAGTCAATCAACGACATCGTCACCAGTGATAATCGCGTTTTTACCGCATCCAA TTCTGGAGAAGTGCGCATCTGGCGAATTGCTGCCAACGACTTGGACTCCTTCAGCAACGGCTTGGTCGGCAGCGGAGCAGCATCTAGTAGTAacattactactactactactactacttctaccactgctgctggcactgctgccggTAGCAGTAAACTGAAACGCTAA